Proteins from a single region of Neodiprion virginianus isolate iyNeoVirg1 chromosome 4, iyNeoVirg1.1, whole genome shotgun sequence:
- the LOC124301743 gene encoding trypsin-3-like: MIKIVILLAIVAGAAPNPLNPTSRIVGGMDAVMSEAPYQVSLTLLGSHSCGGSIISENWVLTAAHCMVYPRSWYLVRAGSVSSTSGGSLTTLLLVVNHPNYGSNNWGLHVNDISLLRMSSPLVLDATRQPVSMYSENEEAMAGDRAVITGWGALIEGGSFSTNLQIINIPIISKAECSSAYSFWGGLPAGQICAAFLEGGRGTCRGDQGSPLLIQRRLAGVMSWSYGCAQPGLPSVYTEIAAHRSWISGVSGV, encoded by the exons ATGATCAAGATCGTTATTCTGCTCGCCATCGTAGCTGGTGCTG CTCCAAATCCTCTGAACCCCACGAGTCGCATCGTTGGTGGCATGGATGCAGTGATGTCTGAGGCACCTTACCAGGTGTCCCTAACTCTCCTCGGCTCCCACAGTTGCGGCGGCAGCATAATCTCCGAAAACTGGGTCCTGACCGCAGCTCACTGCATGGTTTACCCCAGAAGCTGGTATCTTGTCCGGGCTGGATCCGTTTCCTCGACCAGTGGTGGCAGCCTGACAACACTGCTCCTGGTCGTGAACCACCCGAACTATGGATCAAACAACTGGGGGCTCCACGTCAACGACATTTCCCTGCTCCGGATGAGCTCTCCACTTGTCCTGGACGCAACGCGCCAGCCGGTTTCTATGTACTCCGAAAACGAAGAGGCTATGGCTGGCGATCGCGCTGTCATCACTGGATGGGGTGCACTAATCGAGGGCGGTAGCTTCTCTACAAACCTCCAGATCATCAACATCCCCATCATCTCCAAGGCCGAATGCAGCAGCGCCTATAGCTTTTGGGGAGGACTTCCTGCTGGTCAGATATGCGCCGCTTTCCTCGAAGGCGGTCGAGGCACTTGTCGTGGAGACCAAGGCAGTCCACTGCTTATCCAGCGACGGCTTGCTGGCGTCATGTCATGGAGCTATGGATGCGCCCAGCCTGGACTCCCCAGTGTCTATACTGAAATCGCAGCTCACCGCAGCTGGATATCTGGCGTATCAGGAGTCTAA
- the LOC124301741 gene encoding trypsin-1-like, which translates to MIKIVVLVALVAVASVNASFQTGNVSPTGRIVGGEDAAIEEVPYQVSLQVFGSHICGGAIISDTWILTAAHCMVYPRRWFTVRAGSTVSSIGGTRTSLSSVVSHASYSSNRWGIPINDIALLQLASALTLDSTRQPISLYAVDEEASVGSIAVITGWGTLTEGGSASRTLQTVSVPIISKADCNSAYSVWGGLPDGQICAAYPEGGKDACQGDSGGPLAISGRLAGVVSWGNGCARAGWPGVYTEVASYRSWISTNSGV; encoded by the exons ATGATTAAGATCGTCGTTCTGGTCGCCCTCGTGGCTGTTGCCT CTGTAAATGCTTCGTTCCAAACCGGCAATGTAAGCCCGACTGGTCGTATCGTTGGTGGTGAGGATGCCGCCATCGAAGAAGTACCCTACCAGGTATCTCTCCAGGTCTTCGGCTCGCACATCTGCGGTGGTGCCATCATCTCCGACACCTGGATCTTGACCGCTGCTCACTGCATGGTCTACCCCAGAAGATGGTTCACCGTTCGCGCCGGTTCCACCGTCTCCAGCATTGGCGGCACCCGCACATCACTCAGTTCAGTAGTGAGCCACGCAAGCTACAGCTCAAACAGATGGGGAATCCCGATCAACGACATCGCTCTGCTGCAACTGGCATCAGCCCTCACCCTAGACTCCACCCGTCAGCCCATCTCTCTGTACGCCGTTGACGAGGAAGCCAGCGTCGGTTCCATCGCTGTCATAACCGGATGGGGTACTCTTACCGAGGGAGGCAGCGCTTCCAGAACTCTCCAGACTGTCTCTGTCCCCATTATTTCCAAGGCTGACTGCAACAGCGCTTACAGCGTCTGGGGAGGACTTCCCGACGGTCAAATCTGTGCCGCGTATCCTGAGGGAGGCAAAGACGCCTGCCAGGGTGACTCTGGTGGTCCCCTCGCTATCAGCGGACGTCTTGCTGGTGTCGTTTCCTGGGGTAACGGTTGCGCCCGCGCTGGATGGCCGGGTGTATACACTGAGGTCGCGTCCTACCGCAGCTGGATCTCCACCAACTCTGGAGTCTAA